The genomic interval TTGGTGTTGGTGTTGCGCTCAGGGGTTTCGCGGGTGAATTTCATCTGAATAGAGCGAGTTTGTTCACCATCTGCTGCCACCGCCTTGATGGGATAGTCGATCAAGCCATCTTGGAACGACATTTGGAAACGGAAGGTGCCATCGGGGTTGAGCTTAATGGGACGACCACCGATGGTCACTGTGGCATCAGGTTCGGTTGCACCATACACAATCAGTTCAGCATCGGCAATCAGCCAGAACTGCCGGGGGCGAATCGGTGGTGCAGAAGCGGAGAAGCCCACACCCGACATGCCAATGCCGGACATGCCGCCAATCATGCCCACGCCGGACATACCGCCAATCATGCCTGCGCCGGACATACCGCCAATCATGCCCACGCCGGACATACCACCGACCATGCCCATACCCGACATGCCCGCGACACCAGCCATGCCCATGCCCGACATGCCCACGCCGGACATACCCGCTGCACCAGCCATGCCCACGCCCGACATGCCTGCTCCAGACATGGTCGGCGCTGCCCACATGCCCACACCGGATGGGAACACGTAGGAGCTGAGAGCTTCTTCTGGCACCTGTTGCATGGAGCCAAAGAGAGAACCTGCTACCCGCTGAGCTTCCACCGACTCCGCCATATCAAAGATTTGGTCGTAGATGGGGCTTTGGGCGGTGGCCATGCGACGGCTGGGGGGAACGAGATTCGCGTAGGTTTTGCCGCGTAGGTCTTCATCCCAGGTGATGCTGAGGAACTGGTCTTCGATCCAGTCGGAGGGATAGACGGGCGGAATATGGGCGGGTGTGGAGCGAGCCAGCACCAGCCACCGACCATCGGCGCAGATGTAGCCAATTTCTGCTACATAGTCGCGATCGCTCACGGGGATCGGCAGATACCATTCTCGTGCTAGTTCATCACATTCGTACTGCTGCAGGCTATGGGGGCGCTGGACGTTCATATCCAGGGCAGTG from Candidatus Obscuribacterales bacterium carries:
- a CDS encoding DUF4912 domain-containing protein, which codes for MTQDFPPLEEMTLRQLRKLASRYGVSRYSRMRKDELLSSIRDKMKQAGVAGPTVVTSNSSHSLEAQEEVEAAKFDVGQTDRSVATLAVVDEGLEDLPSGYGESSIVLMPRDPQWAYAYWDVPNDQKEELRRQGGIRLALRFYDVTALDMNVQRPHSLQQYECDELAREWYLPIPVSDRDYVAEIGYICADGRWLVLARSTPAHIPPVYPSDWIEDQFLSITWDEDLRGKTYANLVPPSRRMATAQSPIYDQIFDMAESVEAQRVAGSLFGSMQQVPEEALSSYVFPSGVGMWAAPTMSGAGMSGVGMAGAAGMSGVGMSGMGMAGVAGMSGMGMVGGMSGVGMIGGMSGAGMIGGMSGVGMIGGMSGIGMSGVGFSASAPPIRPRQFWLIADAELIVYGATEPDATVTIGGRPIKLNPDGTFRFQMSFQDGLIDYPIKAVAADGEQTRSIQMKFTRETPERNTNTKEDAVVEWLN